GTCCGCGAGTTTTGCCCGCCTTATGCCGATCGAACCCGTCTTCATGAGGGAAGCGTAGCTCGACAGGGCCGGCGGGAAAAGAGGAAAGCGGCGCCGACGCACCCAGTTCGCTCGCCCGCGATGCCGCCCCGTCGGGAAACGGGCCGGCAGGCGTCGCCGGGCGCCTGGACGTGCGGCCTCAGGCCGCGCCGGCTTCCTTGCTGCGTGCCGCCTTCTTGCGCTCGTTCGGGTCGAGCACGGCCTTGCGCAGGCGGATCGACTGCGGGGTGATTTCAACCCGCTCGTCGTCGGCGATGAAGGCCAGCGCCTTTTCCAGCGTCATGCGGATCGGCGGGGTCAGCTTGATCGCCTCGTCCTTGCCCGACGAGCGCACGTTGGAGAGCTGCTTGCCCTTCATCACGTTGACCTCGAGGTCGTTGCCCCGGGTGTGCTCGCCGACGATCATGCCCTCGTACACCTTGGCGCCCGGATCGATCATCATCGGGCCGCGGTCTTCCAGGTTCCAGAGCGCGTAGGCGACGGCCTCGCCCTCGGAATTGGAAATCAGCACGCCGGTGTGCCGGGTCGGGACCTCGCCCTTGTGCGGCTCGTAGGCGTGGAACACCCGGTTCATGACCGCGGTGCCGCGGGTGTCGGACAGAAGCTCCGACTGATAGCCGATCAGGCCGCGGGTCGGGGCGTAGAACACCAGTCGCACCCGGTCGCCGCCCGACGGCCGCATTTCCTGCATCTCCGCCTTACGCTCGGAGAGCTTCGAGACGACGGCGCCGGAGAACTCGTCGTCCACGTCGATCGTGACCTCTTCGATCGGCTCCAGCACCGAGCCGTCCTCGCCCCGCTGGAACACGACGTTCGGCCGCGACACGGTGAGCTCGAAGCCTTCGCGGCGCATCTGCTCGATCAGGATCGCAAGCTGCAGCTCGCCGCGGCCGGAGACGATCATGGAATCGGCGTCGTGGCCGGGCTCCACCTTGAGCGCGACGTTGCCGGCGGCTTCCTTCATCAGGCGGTCGCGGATGACCCGGCTCTGCACCTTGTCGCCCTCGCGGCCGGCAAGCGGGCCGTCGTTGATGCGGAAGGTCACCGACACGGTCGGCGGGTCGATCGGCTGGGCCGCGATCGGCTCCAGACGCGACGGATGGGTGAGGGTGTCGGCCACGGTCGCCGTCTGCATGCCGGCCAGGGCGACGATGTCGCCGGCGCTGGCGATTTCGACGGGCACCCGTTCCAGACCCCGGAACGAGAGCACCTGGCTGATGCGACCGGTCTCGACCACGTTGCCGTCCCGGTCGACCGCCTTCACCTGCTGGTTCGGCACCACCTGGCCGGAGCGGATCCGGCCGGTGAGAATACGGCCCAGGAACGGATGCGCCTCGATGGTGGTGGCGAGCATCTGGAACTCGCCCTCTTCGACCGGCGGCTCCGGCACGTGCTGAAGCACCAGATCGAGCAGCGGCGAGACGCTCTCCTTCGGGCCGCTCGGATCTTCCGCGATCCAGCCTTCCTTCGCCGAACCATACAGCACCTTGAAGTCGAGCTGCTCTTCGTCGGCATCGAGGGCCGCGAACAGGTCGAACACCTCGTTCAGCACGTCCTCGTGGCGCTCGTCGGCGCGGTCGATCTTGTTGATCACCACCAGCGGGCGCAGTCCGACCTTCAGCGCCTTGCCGAGCACGAACTTGGTCTGGGGCATCGGGCCTTCGGCGGCGTCGACCAGGAGAATGGCGCCATCCACCATGTGAAGGATGCGCTCGACCTCACCACCGAAGTCCGCATGGCCGGGCGTATCGACGATGTTGATGCGGGCGTCCTTCCAGGTGACCGCGGTCACCTTGGCCAGGATGGTGATCCCGCGCTCGCGTTCCAGGTCGTTGGAGTCCATCGCCCGCTCGGCGACCCGCTGGTTTTCGCGGAAGGTGCCCGACTGCTGGAGGAGCTTGTCGACGAGAGTGGTCTTGCCATGGTCGACGTGGGCGATGATGGCGATGTTGCGCAAAGTCATGAAAGGTTCCGTGCCGGTCGTCCCGGAGCGCCGAAGCGGAATGGCTGTCGGTACCGGGATGATCCCTGTTCGTCTGTTGCTTGCCGCATGGACCCGGACCGCCGCGGCCACGGGCTGAAAGCTCCGTCGCGGGAGCGTCGCTTGATCGTCCTGCAACGGGTCTGGCGGTCCGGAGCCCGTCCCACTCAGGTCGGATTCATCCGGCCGAAAGGAATTGCTCAGGCATCCAGATCCGGAGCCTTTCCGGTCGACCAGGTGGTCCACCTGGCCGAAAAAAGGCCCCTGGCACCGTGCGGGTCGCGCACGCCCTTGCTGCAGCGCAAGAGCCATAGCTGATCTGAACCGCACGGGAAAGGCTATTCGCCCGGTCCTGTTCCCGTTGGGGGCCCGGGGCATTGCTCAGGCGCACCGTGCGCACGAACGGCGAAAGGGCGCCCCGGGCGGAGCGCCCCTGTCGCGTGCGGGAGTGGACGGGTCGGCTCAGCCGGCCGCAACGTCGGCGAGAAAGCGCTCGATCTCGGTGCGAAGCCGGTGCGATCCTCCGGCGACTTCCTCCGCCGTCCGGACCAGCTTGGCCGAAGACTGGTCGGTCAGCCGAGCCGCCTCGGCGAAGTCCGCCACGCAGTCGCGCGCCGAACGGGCGTTCGTTGCGGCGCGCTGCAGGTCGCCGTCGAGGGTCTGGGTGTTGCCCGCCTGCTGGGAGATGCCGGAGGCGATCACCACCATGGCGCCGTTCATGTCCTCGATCGCGGTTACGATTTCCGAAAGGGCGGCCACGGCGTCTCCGGTGGATTCCTCCATGGCAGCGATCTTCTTGACGGTGTCCTCGACAGCCTTCGCGGTCTGTTCGGCGAGCGCCTTCACTTCCGTTGCGACCACGGCGAAGCCCTTTCCGGCTTCTCCTGCCCGGGCCGCCTCGATAGTGGCGTTGAGCGCCAGGAGGTTGGTCTGCTCCGCGACCTCGCGGATGACGGAGATGATCTGACCGACCTCTCCCGCCGCGGTCGAGAGCTTGCCGACGGATTCGTCGGTCCGGCGTGCGCTGGCCTTGGCCTTGTCGGCGATCTGGCTCGCCTGGTTGGTCTGGTCCTTGATCTCGTTCGTCGCCTGGGCCAGCTGCCGGGTGGATTCGGCGGCGCCGTCGATCCCGGCCGCCACGTCTTCCGCCGCGCTTTCCGCGGTTCCGACCCGGTCTCCGGTGGTGCGGGCCACCTGCATCAGCTCTGCCGAAGCCGTCCGGCTCGCGTCCGCGGTCCCGACCATTTCACCCAGGAGCGACGCCATGGTTTCGCGGAAGGCGTCGATCAGCTGCTCCCGGTGCTCGATCCGCAGCCTGTCGGCCTCCACCGCGGCGGTCAGCCGCTCGGCGGCCGACCGGGCCTCCGCCGAAGCGGCTTCCTGTTCGGCGGCGAGGGCGGCGTTCGAAGCGAAGGCGGACTCGAGCTTCAGGGTGAGCGTGATCAGGGCGGCGGCCTCCAGGAGGACCACCACGGCGTGGCCGATCACACGGGCGAAGTCCGGCCCGTCCGGAAACACGGCGGCGGGAAACGCGAAGTTGAGGACAAGATGATGCACCGCGATCAGCACGACCGCGGCCGGATAGACGCGCCAGTCCCAGAGCACGGCCAGGATCGCCAGCATGGCGAAAATATACATGTGCAGGTCGATGATGTACGGGCTGCCCGCCGCAGACGAGATCATCAGGCAGGTCAGCGCCACGCCGACGAGACCGATCGCCTGTCGGCTGAATTCCGTCGATCCGACCCGGGCAACCGTGAGCGACGCGAAGCCGACCAGGAAGACCGCTATCGCGCCGGACAAGAGGACGCTGTTGCCGGCCAGAAAGGCGATCAGCAGCACCACCGGCACGTTCAGCCAGAGGAACCACATCATCCCGCGGGTCGCGACGGCCCGGAACGCTTCCAGCTCGTTGGTCTTCTGCGGCCTGTGGGCCTCCGGCCGGGTCCGGCCGCTCAAGCCGGTTGCGGATGGGAGGCTGGCGGGGGCAAAGTCTGCGACGGCGCTCATGATTGCTGATCTCGTGTGAAACAGGTCGCGGCGGCGGCGCGAACCGGATGAAAGATGCCCTGGGCGCGAAGGGATCGGACGAAATCGGCCCCGCCCTGCGCGACGATCACCCTGTCGCCGACCGACAGGAACAACCCGCCGGCTGCCGCGACCCGGTCCGCCATGGCTTTGCTGGAGGACCACGGGGGCACAACGATTCCGACCGGCTCACCTGCCGCCGGCATCAGCGAGGGGATCAGCGCCGCAAGCGCCATCAGGAGGGCCATGGCGAATGCCAGTGCCATCGATCTGACAGAGTGCCCCTGAGACATCTGGTTTCTTACAATTCCGCAGGTCTGCCGAACCGGATTCCATTTGGCATATTTGCATATGAGGATCGGCTAACAGACTTGCGCCGGGCTTGCGCCTGCACGCTTTCGCTGTGGCGGCCGCTTTCGCAATCTTGACGCATGCTTGAATTGGACTCGGGCCGCCGAAAGCGGTAAACGCCCGGCTGTCCCGGCGCGCCCTTGGTGGGGGCGACTGCCGCGCGGACGAACACACTGAATGAAGAGTATTCCAATGGGCTATGTGATCGCAGTGGTCGGTGCGACGGGCAACGTCGGCCGGGAGATGCTCGATATCCTTTCCGAGCGCGGCTTTCCTGCAGATCGGGTCATCCCGGTCGCGTCCCGGCGCAGCCAGGGCACGGAAGTTTCCTACGGTGACACGACGCTCAAGGTCGAGGCGCTCGAGCACGTCGATTTCACCCAGGTCGATCTGTGCCTGATGTCCGCCGGCGGCGCCATCGCCAAGGAATGGGCGCCGAAGATCGGCAAGGACGGCGCCGTCGTGATCGACAACTCGTCCTTCTTCCGCACCGATCCGGACGTTCCGCTGATCGTGCCGGAGGTCAATGCCGATGCGATCGAGGGCTTCACCAAGAAGAACATCATCGCCAACCCGAACTGCTCGACCGCCCAGCTCGTCGTGGCGTTGAAGCCGCTGCACGACAAGGCGACCATCACGCGCTGCGTGGTGTCGACCTATCAGTCGGTCTCCGGAGCCGGTAAGGACGCGATGGACGAGCTGTTCACCCAGACGCGGGCGGTGTTCGTGTCCGACCCGGTCGAGACGAACAAGTTCCCCAAGCGGATCGCCTTCAATCTCATTCCCCAGATCGACGTCTTCATGGAAGACGGCTCGACCAAGGAGGAATGGAAGATGATGGTCGAGACCAAGAAGATCCTCGACCCCAAGATCAAGCTGTCGGCGACCTGCGTGCGGGTGCCGGTCTTCATCTCGCACTCCGAGGCCGTGAATCTGGAATTCGAGAAGCCGATCACGGCGGAAGAGGCGCGCGACATCCTGCGCGAGGCGCCGGGGTGTCTGGTCGTCGACAAGCACGAGCCCGGCGGCTACGTCACGCCGTACGAGGCGGCCGGCGAGGACGCGACCTATATCAGCCGCATCCGCGAGGATCCGACAGTCGAGAACGGCCTCGCCATGTGGGTGGTCTCCGACAATCTGCGCAAGGGCGCGGCACTCAACACGGTGCAGATCGCCGAGCTGCTGGTGAACCGCAAGCTGGTCACGCCGCGCAAGGAAGCGGCCTGAGCGGTCTGCGACCGGCCGCTGACGCGGAAAGCGGGTTTTGGGGAAGGCGGCTTTCGGGCCGCCTTTTTCTGTTTGGGGCGCAGCGTTTTCTGCGGGCGGCAGATAATGACCGATCGGTCACTTTTCACGCGGCCGCACACTTCCTAGCTTGATGAGTAGGGGCCGGAAAGAATCGCCCACCACAAAGCTCGGGAGACGCACCATGAACGAAATATCGACCCGCGACATCAAGGCCGCCGTCATTCGCTCGGAGGGATCGAAGTTCACCCTTGAGGATCTCAAGCTCGGTGCGCCGGGTCCGCGTGAGGTCGTGGTCAAGGTGGTCGCCGTCGGCATGTGCCACACCGACCTGATCATCCGCGACCAGTATTATCCGACGCCGCTGCCGGTCGTGCTCGGCCACGAAGGCTCGGGTGTCGTGGAAGCCGTCGGCGATGCGGTGAAGGCGGTCGCGCCGGGCGATCACGTGGTCATGAGCTTCATGTCCTGCGGAACATGCGGCCCTTGCGAGGGCGGCCATCCCTATCACTGTGCTGACTTCTTCGCGCTCAATTTCGGCGGCTCGCGCAAGGACGGCTCCACCGCGGTGACGGAAGACGGCAGCAGCCAGATCCACGATCATTTCTTTGGTCAGTCCTCGTTCTCCAGCTACGCCATCGCCCATGAGCGGAACCTCGTGAAGGTCGACAAGGAGGCGCCGCTCGAGCTTCTCGGTCCGCTCGGGTGCGGCATCCAGACCGGCGCCGGGGCGGTGCTCAACTCGCTCGGGGTGGGTGCCGGGCAGAGCTTCGCCTCGTTCGGGGCCGGCGCGGTCGGTCTCAGCTCCGTGATGGCGGCCCGGGTCGCCGGCGCGACCACGATCATCGCCGTCGACGTCCAGCCGAGCCGGCTGGAGCTCGCCAAGGAGTGCGGCGCCACCCATGTGGTCAATTCCAAGGAGGTCGATCCGGTCGAGAAGATCCAGGAGATCACCGGCGGCGGCGCCGACTTCACCCTGGAATCCAGCGGGCGTCCGGAGGTGCTGCGTCAGGCGGTGGACGCCCTCGGCATCATGGGGACCTGCGGCGTCGTCGGTGCGCCGAAACTCGGAGTGGAAGCGAACTTCGACGTCAACGGCCTGATGGTACCGGGCAAGCGGATCATGGGCATCGTCGAAGGCGGCAGCGTCCCGCAGATTTTCATTCCGCGCCTGGTCGAGCTGCAGCGCCAGGGCCGCTTCCCGTTCGAAAAGCTGGTCAAGTTCTACGACTTCGACCAGATCAACCAGGCGGTCGAGGACAGCGAGAGCGGCAAGACCATCAAGCCGATCCTGCGCATGCCGAGCTGATCGCAAAGGCGATCAGACACACCCCAGAAGACCAGAGCCGTCCGGATCGAGCGAGCCGGGCGGCTTTTTCATACCCCCATGATCATCCGCGCTGCCCGATGGTCGTCTGCAGACCGTCTACGCGCTGACCGAGCCCTCTCCGCGTGCCCAGGCGTCGCGCTCGCAGCCCACGGCCTCGGTGATCGACGACAGGCCGCGGCGGCGGACCTCGGCGCCGAGATGGCGCAGGATCTCGCCGACCAGCGCGCCGTCATAGACGAGGCCCGTATAGACCTGGATCAGGCTGGCGCCGGCCGCGATCTTGGCGAAGGCGGTGGCGCCCGACGTGATCCCGCCGACCCCGACCAGCGGCATCTTTCCCTCGAGCCGGTCGGCGAACCTGGCCAGGACGACGGTGGAGGGGTGAAACAGGGGCTTGCCGGACAGTCCGCCCGCCTCGCCGCTGAGCCGGGCTTCCCTGAGGTTCGGCCGGGCGATGGTGGTGTTGGAGACGATCAGCCCGTCGATGCCGTGGTCCAGGACGGTCCGGGCAATCGTGTCGATGCCCAGCTCGTCCAGATCCGGCGCCAC
The DNA window shown above is from Amorphus orientalis and carries:
- the typA gene encoding translational GTPase TypA; the protein is MTLRNIAIIAHVDHGKTTLVDKLLQQSGTFRENQRVAERAMDSNDLERERGITILAKVTAVTWKDARINIVDTPGHADFGGEVERILHMVDGAILLVDAAEGPMPQTKFVLGKALKVGLRPLVVINKIDRADERHEDVLNEVFDLFAALDADEEQLDFKVLYGSAKEGWIAEDPSGPKESVSPLLDLVLQHVPEPPVEEGEFQMLATTIEAHPFLGRILTGRIRSGQVVPNQQVKAVDRDGNVVETGRISQVLSFRGLERVPVEIASAGDIVALAGMQTATVADTLTHPSRLEPIAAQPIDPPTVSVTFRINDGPLAGREGDKVQSRVIRDRLMKEAAGNVALKVEPGHDADSMIVSGRGELQLAILIEQMRREGFELTVSRPNVVFQRGEDGSVLEPIEEVTIDVDDEFSGAVVSKLSERKAEMQEMRPSGGDRVRLVFYAPTRGLIGYQSELLSDTRGTAVMNRVFHAYEPHKGEVPTRHTGVLISNSEGEAVAYALWNLEDRGPMMIDPGAKVYEGMIVGEHTRGNDLEVNVMKGKQLSNVRSSGKDEAIKLTPPIRMTLEKALAFIADDERVEITPQSIRLRKAVLDPNERKKAARSKEAGAA
- a CDS encoding methyl-accepting chemotaxis protein: MSAVADFAPASLPSATGLSGRTRPEAHRPQKTNELEAFRAVATRGMMWFLWLNVPVVLLIAFLAGNSVLLSGAIAVFLVGFASLTVARVGSTEFSRQAIGLVGVALTCLMISSAAGSPYIIDLHMYIFAMLAILAVLWDWRVYPAAVVLIAVHHLVLNFAFPAAVFPDGPDFARVIGHAVVVLLEAAALITLTLKLESAFASNAALAAEQEAASAEARSAAERLTAAVEADRLRIEHREQLIDAFRETMASLLGEMVGTADASRTASAELMQVARTTGDRVGTAESAAEDVAAGIDGAAESTRQLAQATNEIKDQTNQASQIADKAKASARRTDESVGKLSTAAGEVGQIISVIREVAEQTNLLALNATIEAARAGEAGKGFAVVATEVKALAEQTAKAVEDTVKKIAAMEESTGDAVAALSEIVTAIEDMNGAMVVIASGISQQAGNTQTLDGDLQRAATNARSARDCVADFAEAARLTDQSSAKLVRTAEEVAGGSHRLRTEIERFLADVAAG
- a CDS encoding aspartate-semialdehyde dehydrogenase; this encodes MGYVIAVVGATGNVGREMLDILSERGFPADRVIPVASRRSQGTEVSYGDTTLKVEALEHVDFTQVDLCLMSAGGAIAKEWAPKIGKDGAVVIDNSSFFRTDPDVPLIVPEVNADAIEGFTKKNIIANPNCSTAQLVVALKPLHDKATITRCVVSTYQSVSGAGKDAMDELFTQTRAVFVSDPVETNKFPKRIAFNLIPQIDVFMEDGSTKEEWKMMVETKKILDPKIKLSATCVRVPVFISHSEAVNLEFEKPITAEEARDILREAPGCLVVDKHEPGGYVTPYEAAGEDATYISRIREDPTVENGLAMWVVSDNLRKGAALNTVQIAELLVNRKLVTPRKEAA
- a CDS encoding NAD(P)-dependent alcohol dehydrogenase; the protein is MNEISTRDIKAAVIRSEGSKFTLEDLKLGAPGPREVVVKVVAVGMCHTDLIIRDQYYPTPLPVVLGHEGSGVVEAVGDAVKAVAPGDHVVMSFMSCGTCGPCEGGHPYHCADFFALNFGGSRKDGSTAVTEDGSSQIHDHFFGQSSFSSYAIAHERNLVKVDKEAPLELLGPLGCGIQTGAGAVLNSLGVGAGQSFASFGAGAVGLSSVMAARVAGATTIIAVDVQPSRLELAKECGATHVVNSKEVDPVEKIQEITGGGADFTLESSGRPEVLRQAVDALGIMGTCGVVGAPKLGVEANFDVNGLMVPGKRIMGIVEGGSVPQIFIPRLVELQRQGRFPFEKLVKFYDFDQINQAVEDSESGKTIKPILRMPS